Proteins co-encoded in one Plectropomus leopardus isolate mb chromosome 14, YSFRI_Pleo_2.0, whole genome shotgun sequence genomic window:
- the LOC121953760 gene encoding calpain-8-like, protein MALSGVCMNIVNARHMKDGRGTHDNPERFLNQDYEQLKQYCLIKRVRYIDDMFPPDRRSIGEGVLSPSDLARVVWLRPTKIVPNPYFEVDGVSRFDFGQGLIGDCWFLASIGALTFQIDILKQVVPLEQTFDGDYCGLFHFRFWRFGRWVDVIVDDKLPTINGRLIFVSSKDRAEFWPALMEKAYAKVCGSYSDMNAGTPAEGMVDFTGGVHLCFDLQNPPPNLWELMYRAGTSTSLIGCGTLQGETSANTVLPNGLVQGHAYTVTGLKQVMSRGELVNLVRLWNPWGRGEWNGDWSDRSPLWQTVSPEDRKMCQSVADDGEFWVTEADFCKFYSDLDICCLCPDFLDGASSCHWKTSYYEGRWVAGTTAGGCMNNLDTFWTNPQYRVRIDELLSECSPKKDDKNMLVSLMQKPDKRNRRLVQNLHIGFSIFEVTEEYKTHRGKFPAAFFSRNKPVAQTKSYMNAREVMEFLLLKPGEYLIVPSTFNVNETASFILTILSKAETHIHENSGGHNHEHKEDKEPMQIQNGGDDENKRILFRQYSDQYEEVDAEQLQRLLNENIVKDVKSGVFSIDACRSMVALMDTSNRPTGKLNGNEFLRLWKKIIDYKDIFFRTDVSQTGTLSLRELRNAIMASGKSISDDMLNLMALRYGASSGHMTLDSFISLILRFDCMSCIFRQLSDGTHMSLRESEWMYLSMYT, encoded by the exons GACGACATGTTCCCGCCTGACAGGAGATCCATCGGTGAAGGGGTACTGTCCCCTTCTGACCTGGCGAGAGTAGTGTGGCTGAGACCAACA AAAATTGTTCCCAACCCATATTTTGAAGTTGATGGCGTCTCCAGGTTTGACTTCGGTCAAGGCTTAATTG GGGACTGCTGGTTTCTTGCATCTATCGGAGCTCTGACGTTCCAGATTGACATCCTTAAACAGGTTGTCCCTCTTGAACAAACATTTGATGGGGACTACTGCGGACTGTTCCACTTCAGG TTCTGGAGATTTGGAAGATGGGTGGATGTTATCGTTGATGACAAGCTACCGACAATTAATGGCAGGCTAATCTTCGTTAGCTCCAAAGATCGAGCAGAGTTCTGGCCTGCTTTGATGGAGAAAGCCTATGCcaa agtgtgtggtTCCTACTCGGACATGAATGCTGGAACTCCTGCTGAGGGTATGGTGGACTTCACCGGCGGTGTTCACTTGTGTTTCGATCTGCAAAACCCTCCCCCAAACCTGTGGGAACTGATGTACAGAGCTGGCACATCCACATCATTGATCGGTTGCGGTACATTGCAGGGG GAGACATCTGCCAACACTGTGTTACCAAATGGACTGGTTCAAGGCCATGCCTACACTGTTACAGGTTTGAAACAG GTGATGAGCAGAGGGGAGCTGGTAAACCTGGTGCGCTTGTGGAACCCCTGGGGCAGAGGAGAGTGGAACGGAGACTGGAGTGATCG CTCACCTTTATGGCAAACTGTGAGTCCTGAGGATCGGAAAATGTGCCAGTCAGTGGCTGATGATGGAGAATTTTG GGTGACTGAGGCAGACTTCTGTAAGTTCTATTCAGATCTTGACATCTGCTGCCTTTGCCCTGACTTCCTTGATGGAGCTTCCTCTTGCCACTGGAAGACCTCCTACTATGAGGGGAGATGGGTTGCAGGAACAACTGCCGGAGGATGCATGAATAACCTCG ACACTTTCTGGACTAATCCACAGTATCGGGTCAGGATTGATGAACTGCTGAGTGAATGTTCTccaaaaaaagatgacaaaaacatgctGGTGTCTCTGATGCAAAAGCCTGACAAGAGAAACAGGCGCTTGGTCCAAAATCTTCACATTGGATTCTCTATATTTGAG GTGACTGAAGAA TACAAGACACACAGGGGGAAGTTCCCAGCCGCCTTCTTCAGCAGAAACAAGCCTGTCGCCCAAACAAAAAGCTACATGAATGCACGTGAGGTGATGGAGTTCCTTTTGCTAAAGCCCGGTGAATACCTGATTGTGCCGTCCACCTTCAATGTTAATGAGACAGCTTCCTTCATCCTGACCATCCTCTCCAAGGCAGAGACCCACATCCA TGAGAATTCTGGTGGCCATAACCACGAGCATAAGGAAGACAAAGAG CCCATGCAAATCCAGAATGGAGGGGATGACGAAAATAAGAGAATCTTGTTCCGTCAATACTCTGACCAG TATGAAGAAGTGGATGCTGAGCAGCTCCAGAGGCTTCTAAATGAGAACATCGTGAAAG ATGTGAAATCTGGAGTCTTCAGCATTGATGCCTGTCGCAGCATGGTTGCTCTGATGGAT ACATCAAATAGACCGACTGGCAAACTGAACGGCAACGAATTTCTTCGTCTGTGGAAGAAGATCATCGATTACaag GACATTTTCTTCCGCACTGATGTTTCACAGACAGGAACACTGTCACTGAGGGAGCTGAGGAATGCAATCATGGCTTCAG GGAAGAGCATCAGTGATGACATGCTGAATTTGATGGCTCTGCGCTACGGTGCCTCCTCTGGACACATGACGCTGGATAGCTTCATCAGTCTCATCCTTCGCTTCGACTGCATGAGCT GTATCTTCAGACAATTGTCTGATGGAACACACATGAGTCTCCGTGAATCAGAg TGGATGTACCTTTCGATGTACACTTAA